Proteins encoded together in one Papaver somniferum cultivar HN1 unplaced genomic scaffold, ASM357369v1 unplaced-scaffold_117, whole genome shotgun sequence window:
- the LOC113329521 gene encoding zinc finger A20 and AN1 domain-containing stress-associated protein 5-like, protein MAQRDKEETEMKVSGSLSLCINNCGFSGNPATKNMCQSCYKISTGIVSQPALTFPGKEKARSRFVRLPERSDYQRRYLITQDKKEIDDDDDKVKNDTAKIKVIEKKQEVNRCSGCRRKVGLTGFRCRCGDMFCSEHRYSDRHDCSFDYKAAGRESIARQNPVVKAAKIIRL, encoded by the coding sequence ATGGCTCAAAGAGATAAAGAAGAAACAGAAATGAAGGTTTCTGGATCCCTATCACTTTGCATCAACAATTGTGGTTTCTCAGGTAATCCGGCTACCAAGAACATGTGTCAAAGTTGTTACAAGATTTCCACCGGGATTGTGTCACAACCGGCTCTGACGTTTCCCGGCAAAGAAAAGGCTAGATCTCGCTTTGTGAGGTTGCCGGAGCGATCGGATTATCAACGACGATATCTGATTACACAAGATAAGAAagaaattgatgatgatgatgataaagtcAAGAATGATACGGCAAAAATTAAGGTTATTGAGAAGAAGCAGGAGGTGAATCGATGTTCAGGTTGCCGGAGGAAAGTAGGATTGACCGGATTTAGATGTCGGTGCGGTGATATGTTCTGTTCGGAACATAGATATTCCGATCGACATGATTGTAGTTTTGATTACAAAGCTGCTGGTAGAGAGAGTATTGCTCGTCAAAATCCTGTTGTTAAAGCTGCTAAGATTATTAGACTCTAA